The Fulvia fulva chromosome 1, complete sequence region AGATAGGCGATGTCATGCTCATCAAGCCCGTGAAGCTCGACCTCCCGCCGTGTCTTCTGCGATTCACCTTTAGCTCCACGAGTGACCATAAACAGTCTGCTGGACTCGGGACGACCGAGAATCTCGCCCAGTATGCCGGTGGGGTTCAAATTGTTCTGATATTCGACGGCGCCCGCCCAGGTTCTCTCGGCAATGGCGCCACGAGCATTGGCGCCGTCAGGAGCAGTCATGTTCTGGCAGACTTGTGCCAGGATACTATCGTCGTCTTGCTCGGACAGTGGAGTCCCAATGAGGAAAGCGCTGTGATTAGTAGTGGGATGTGGCGGTACTGGTTGACTGTGATGTATGGTCGAAGTGTCTATTTGTGCCTGCAGGCCGAACATGGTACCGTCCATGCGTGCGGCAGGTTCATGATAGATCTCCGAGCCCGTTGGAGTGGTCCATTGGGCGCTGCTGCTGAGCATGTCGCGGTCCTGATCTCCCTCTGCAGTGACCAACGTTGAGGGAATTGATGGTTCCGCAGGCCCAGCATCGTCCAAGGCTACGTCGTCGAGGCGGACACGTTTGTGCCTGTTGATCTTGCGCTTTTGTCTGGGTGGCGCTGAACAGTCTGCCACTCGATTGGTGTCTTTGCATCTTGCGCAGGGTACGCCGGAGGCGGCGGCATTGCATTTGAGCTTTCGCTCTCTACAAGGCCAGCAGGCTTCGCCGGGCATATGTCAGGTTGCTTCCTCGGCCAGGCGAAGTATGGATGACAGCATGTTGTCGAATTTGATCATGGCTGTGGCTGTGATGTTTGCCGTCTGCGGAGTTGCCGGGGGAGGGGGATGGGGAGGCGGAGCGGGAGGGGGAGGGGGTTCTGCCTCGGGCCAATTGTTGCAGTAGTCTTGGCATTCGGAAAGCTCGGCAAGCACGAGCCAGGTGCCAGCGAGGCAGCTTCTATCTACCCGTGGACCTCTTACACCTTCACAATCTCCATCAAGAGATCTTTTGGCCACACAGCATCATCAACACCGTTCCCTCTTGTGCCCACATTGTACCTCAACTCCACGCTGCCTTCGGGAAAATACAAAGCCGGCTTTGCCACCTGCATCTCAATGTTCAGAGCCTTACTCACCCGCCTCTCGAAGAACTCGGGTCGAAGCAGCACATCCGCCGAGTGCTGCTTGATCATGCCAAGATACGCCGGAACCGTCACGTTCATGCTTTGGTAATGTCTGAAGACTTTACGCCCATTCCGGGTCCAGACATCTTTTCAGACATCCTCAGGATACTCGCCACAGGTATCGCGAAGCCAGCTGTTGTAATAGTTCAGGGCGATGTCGACCACATAAGAGCCTCCGCGCTCTCCTCGCTGGATGAGTGCGTGCAGAACTGCAGCGCAGCCTACAACGCCTGTACTATGGGCTTGTCAGGTTATGGGAAGATTGGACCATGTTACGATTGGAACTCACCAGTAATCGGAGTTTGGCCAGACTGGTGTGCATGGCTCTTCATTGCCCATCGCACGTCCAAAGCCCCAGGATATGCCGGTATTCTGGGCTTGATCAGTACAGCAACTGGAGATGGATGGTCTGCATGCCTACCGCGTCGCTGACCGGCTGCCATCCGCTTCTGTGCTTCCACGGACCCACCCAGCCCTGCAACGGGGCCAGCGCTAGAAAATACAGGTCAAGGGCTGCAGAGGCAACTTGCATAGGAGTTCTCGCGTGCGTATACAACGCCTCGAGGACGTGATCTGCACAATTCGAGCACATTCTCAACTCCGAAACCGTATTTCTCAAACCTGCCAGGGCGATAACCGTCCAACaacacatcagcctcagCAATCAGCTC contains the following coding sequences:
- a CDS encoding Acetyl-coenzyme A transferase — translated: MNVTVPAYLGMIKQHSADVLLRPEFFERRVSKALNIEMQVAKPALYFPEGSVELRYNVGTRGNGVDDAVWPKDLLMEIVKV